A single window of Malus sylvestris chromosome 5, drMalSylv7.2, whole genome shotgun sequence DNA harbors:
- the LOC126622541 gene encoding uncharacterized mitochondrial protein AtMg00810-like codes for MSDTSLFVKADGSDVILLLLYVDDIILTGSNPVKIQAVINNLADVFDLKDMGQLTYFLGLQIHYNADGSLFVNQSKYTKELVKKAGMEHCKPTSTPSKPHSQLLRTEGIPLSDPTHYRSLVGALQYLTFTRPDIAHSVNVVCQYMTNPTELHMHLVKRIIRYLQGTATCGIRYTHSSDFQINAYSDSDWAADINTRRSITGYVVYLGSNPVSWQSKKQATVSRSSTEAEYKALAHCAADVFWIRSLLKDVHQVLTLPPTLHCDNLSALALCFNPVFHSKIKHLDTDYHFVREKVQKGDLAVQYISTNEQVADVFTKGLHSPVFIHHCANLHVGVPEDNPQCSQTLQVPTIADQDPIHINSSSLS; via the coding sequence ATGTCTGATACAAGTTTGTTTGTGAAAGCTGATGGGAGTGATGTTATTTTGCTTctgttatatgttgatgacatcatTCTGACCGGATCCAATCCTGTGAAGATTCAAGCTGTGATTAACAATCTTGCAGATGTGTTTGATTTAAAAGATATGGGTCAGTTGACATATTTTCTGGGTCTTCAAATTCACTATAATGCAGATGGTTCTTTGTTTGTGAATCAGTCAAAGTATACGAAGGAATTAGTGAAAAAGGCTGGAATGGAGCATTGTAAGCCAACCTCAACACCTTCAAAACCACATTCTCAATTACTTCGAACGGAGGGAATCCCATTGTCTGATCCTACACACTATAGAAGCCTGGTTGGAGCCTTGCAATATCTTACTTTTACTAGGCCTGATATAGCACACTCTGTCAATGTCGTATGCCAATATATGACCAATCCTACTGAGTTACATATGCATCTGGTCAAACGAATCATACGATATCTGCAGGGTACAGCAACCTGTGGTATCCGATACACTCACTCTTCTGATTTTCAGATAAATGCATACTCTGATTCTGACTGGGCAGCAGATATTAATACAAGACGGTCCATTACAGGCTATGTGGTTTACTTAGGTTCTAATCCGGTTTCATGGCAGTCAAAGAAACAGGCAACGGTCTCTCGAAGTTCCACAGAGGCAGAGTACAAAGCCTTGGCCCATTGTGCTGCTGATGTATTCTGGATTCGTTCTCTTCTTAAGGATGTCCATCAAGTTCTTACACTACCTCCTACTCTACATTGTGATAATCTTTCTGCTCTAGCTTTATGTTTTAATCCAGTGTTTCATTCGAAGATTAAACATCTTGATACGGACTATCACTTTGTCCGAGAGAAAGTTCAAAAAGGAGATCTTGCTGTTCAGTACATATCCACAAATGAGCAGGTCGCTGATGTGTTCACTAAAGGTTTGCATAGTCCAGTGTTCATTCACCACTGTGCCAATCTTCATGTTGGAGTGCCTGAGGATAATCCACAATGTTCTCAAACATTGCAAGTGCCGACAATAGCAGATCAAGATCCTATCCATATCAACTCCTCCTCATTGTCATGA